In Dermacentor silvarum isolate Dsil-2018 chromosome 2, BIME_Dsil_1.4, whole genome shotgun sequence, the following proteins share a genomic window:
- the LOC125943491 gene encoding uncharacterized protein LOC125943491, whose amino-acid sequence MVSFSYSIVLIAAVDSNLKFICVDVGAYGRQSDGGTLSASCCGKPLEKGLLGLTSPKQLPGTNIVAPHVFVGDEAFQLRPDFLRPYSGRGQDESKRIFNYRLSRARRCVENAFGVMASRFTIFRRAINLQPQNADYVVMACCVLHNFLRDDVIYMTANYVDSEDAYGNITSGQWRTTQDSGTSAMFSLQPSTGHNYTRTAAETRDLFCSYFVSREGSVPWQRASPGLRP is encoded by the exons ATGGTTTCATTTTCTTACTCCATCGTGCTCATAGCCGCTGTTGACAGCAATTTGAAATTCATATGTGTTGATGTTGGGGCTTATGGACGTCAAAGTGATGGTGGCACATTGTCTGCTTCTTGCTGTGGAAAACCTCTAGAAAAGGGCTTGCTCGGCCTTACATCTCCGAAACAGCTGCCTGGCACAAACATTGTTGCTCCTCACGTCTTCGTCGGGGACGAAGCATTTCAACTTCGTCCAGATTTTCTGCGGCCATATTCTGGGAGGGGCCAGGATGAAAGcaagcgcatctttaattaccgTCTAAGCAGAGCCAG GAGGTGCGTTGAAAATGCTTTTGGAGTGATGGCCTCCCGATTCACGATCTTTCGACGTGCCATCAATCTGCAACCACAAAATGCAGACTACGTTGTCATGGCGTGTTGTGTCCTGCACAACTTCTTGCGTGATGACGTGATCTACATGACGGCGAACTATGTCGACAGTGAAGATGCATATGGCAACATCACCAGTGGCCAGTGGCGCACCACCCAGGACAGTGGCACCTCAGCAATGTTCAGTCTGCAACCTTCCACTGGGCACAATTATACAAGGACGGCAGCGGAAACAAGAGACCTTTTCTGCTCATATTTTGTGAGTAGGGAGGGTTCCGTGCCTTGGCAACGGGCGTCTCCTGGTCTGCGGCCGTGA